A window of Microbispora hainanensis genomic DNA:
TGAGTGCCCCCGTGAGGAGGGCCTTCTTCATCGTCAAGAGACGATCCTTTCCTGAGGTGTGCTGCTGTCGGATCGAATGCGCATCCCGTAAGCCGGCGGTGCGGCGACGGCGAGGAGGGATGCGCAGGACCGCAGTCGAGGCGGTTCCGGCCGGACTCGCCGCGAGAGTCTCCGCCGGGATCGGGAGTGACCCCGGACCGGAAACACATGACGCCATTACGCGTCCTCGCTCGTGTCAGCAGATTTTGACGACACGGAGGGCCGGAACAGGTCGAGAGTCCGCACCCCCGCCGCTGCCGCGATGGCGTCCGCCGTGGTGCGGCGGCATGTGCCTCGCTTGAGCAGACCGTCGATGCACTGCCTGGTAAGGGCTGCCCGGCGAGCGAAATCGGCCACGCTCTCACTGCGACCGACCATCAAGGCGCGCAAGAGCGCCACGCTCCGAAGGTGCATCTGCGGCTTTCCCGCCATTGCGAACCTCTCCGATGGAAACTTCATCATCAGATTCTGCTGACGTCCCGACTGCAGGTCGCACTCTAATCCGGCCGAGCGCGGCCGCACGTGAAAACGCAAGGTTTCCGCGAATAAATCTTGTAGGGGCCGGCCTTTTGTGACGCATCTTGTTGACACAACTGGTCCCCGTCTTCGTCGGGGTTTGCTCCCTGTCGTCAGGATCTAGCGGGCATGATGGGGGTGATCGCGGCCAGAAAGAGTCGAGGAGCTGACAACCGAATGCCGTCGCAGCGCGTGACACCCCAGCCCCCCACCCCCCTGAGCGACTGCATCCGCGACTACGTGGCGGACAAGGGAATGAGCATCCGCACGCTCGCCCTTAGGTCGGTGAGCGAAAGCACAGGTCAGGGCCTCACTGCCCAGTGGATTACCGACGTGCTGAGCGGCCGGGTGTCGAGGATGCCTGATTTGTGGCGTCTGGAGGCTCTCGCGGCCGGGCTCGAGATGGATCCGGACAGCGTCAAGGCGCTGGCCATCAGTCAGTGGATCGGATGGGACATCGCCGATGTGCGGACCGGTCCCGGAGAACGCCTGATCTTCCGCGTGCCGGCGGGTTATACAACTGAACAGTGCGCACGCCTCGCCGACGAACTCATGCAGGTGATCAATAGCGCGGCCGAGACAGAAGCCGAGACAGAAAGGGAAGAAAGGTGATTTTCCGGATGCACGGTCGCCTTAGCGGGTGCTGATGCGTCAAACTTTCCTGGCATCGAGCAGCGAAACGATCGGGGACGTGATTGCACAGAAAGGATATGGTGGATGATTCGTGTCATCACCGTCGCAACCATCAGTGGAATTCCGTCGCGCCCACTTGCTGCATAGCTCCCCGGTGGTAATCCACCACGCACTTGGCGAGAACAGGATCATCGCCTTCGTCGACGAGAGCCAGTTCGCTCCCGAGCTGATCGCCCCCATGGACGAGCTCGGCGCGGCGACGCTGAGGCGGCTTGAGCCCGTCGAGGACGCACGCCCGACGCCGGCGCTGCGCATCCGCATCAGAAGAAGTGGAGATCTCGGCCACGAGCTCGTCGTGGCCGAGTACGCGACAGAGGAACTCACGGTAGCTGTCGAGAAGACTCTCATCACCGAGGAACTGGCCGCCGTCCTGGGTGAGGCGGGCACCACGGTCACCCGCGCCTTTGTCCGGCGGACGACGTGAATGTCGTTCTGGAACGTGCCAGAACGGCGTGCCGCCCGGCGGCGCGGGGATCGCGGGCGGCGTCAGGAAGGGAGTGCGGCTCTGCGAGCAGGCCGGAGGAGTGAGGGGAGGAGGCGGCGAAAGTCAGGGTTCACGCGGGGAGGGTGGCAGCCGCCGCGCGCAGCCGCGCGTCGCGCCCATGATCAGAATCATGCGGGGGGACGCCTTGTGGGCGGCCGCTCGCGGCGCCCACGGTCGGGGCGCGGGCAGGGGTGCGGCACGGGCGAGTCGTTCGCGGCGTCCACGGTCAGGACTCGTGCAGGCGGGGGGCGCAGTGTGGGCGGCCGCTTGCCGCGCTCACGGTCGGGGCGCGGGCAGGGGTGCGGCACGGGCGAGCCGTTCGCGGCGTCCACGGTCGGGACTCACTCGGGGGGTGGGTGGCTTGCGTGTGTGGGCCGCTCGTCACGCTCGGGGGCAGGGCTGATGCAGGCGGGGTGCGAGTCCTGTGTGCACGGTCGCTCGCGGCGTCCACGGTCAGGGGGCATGCGGGGGGTGCGGGCGCTTGTCACGCCAGTGGTTCAGGAGTCGTGCGGGCGGGGGCGATCGGTGGGAGGCCGGGTGCGCTTTGACGGGTGAGCGGGGCCATGATGCCGGCGGGCTCCCGCCGGCAGGCCCTTCTTGCCCCTCTTCGAGCGGGCGCGGTGCTCGGACGGCGATCGCGCGGGCTTCGACGGAGCGGTGCCGGGCTGGACCGTGCCCTCAGGAGCCGTGGCGTTGGGCTGGACTGCGCCGTCAGGAGCCGTGATGTCGGGCTCGACTGCGCCGTCAGGACCTGTGGTGCCGGGAGCCGTCGTGGCCACTGTGCCGGCGGGTGGGGGCGGGCCCGGCGCCGGGCCCGAGGCGCCGCTGCTCGCCCAGACGCCCACCGCGGTCAAGGCCACAGCTCCGGTCAGGATCGCGGCGCGGATCAGCTTCGGCCGCGTGAAGGAGCGATGGCGTCGGGACTTCGCTATCGGGGAGGGCTCGGGTTCCGGCTCGGATCGGCCATGAGGCCGGCCGCCGAGGTTGTCGCGCCGCCCGGGGACGGACGCGTACGGCGGCTGCTTGGGCTGCGCCGTGCGGGCGGGGCCGTAGGGGGCTCGCCCGATGCGCCGGGGAGAGCGAGGTCTGTCGTGGCCGTTCATCACGCACTCCGGATCGAAGATTGTTCGTGCCATCACTGAGGGAGAGGGGATGGCTACGAACGGTATCCGAAGATCTGAGGGTCGCGACCGGCTTTGGCCCCAGGTTGTCAGCAAAATCTGCTGACAACCTGGGGTTTTTAAATCCCTCGTCGAGTCCGTGCTCGATCGAGGGTGATGCGTCCGATCCTCAGGCGGGATCTCTGACGAGATCCCCGATCACCGTGGGTCAGCCGCAGGACGTGGCGGCGACGGTGGCGGCGGCGTCATCGGCGGCCCCGCAGCTGCTGGCGAGACTGTTGTCCACCAGGACCACCGGTGCGGTGACCACCGGCGCGGTGATTACCGGCGTGGTGACCACGGGAGTGGTCCAGTAGCCGAGCGGGCGGCTCCAGTAGCCGAGGGGACGGTTCCAGTAGCCGTAGGGGCTGCCCCAGTAGCCACCGTGCCAGGGACGACCCGAGTGGTGACCCCACCCGCCGTTACCCCAGTCGCCGGCGTGTGCGGTTGCGGCCGCCTGCCGCGGGGCCGCCGTCTCCGCCGAGGCGGCGATCGGCGCCATGACGACGATTCCGGCGGCGCAGGCAGCGCCGGCCAGGAGCAGTCGACGGATCATGCGTAACCTCCTGTATGCGTGAAGTCACTGGTTGTGACCGCTGTCACGCTACAACTCCTCTGATCACGCACGTGGACGGCGACACTCCAAGCGATGGCAATGTCGCAGGCGGCGCTGCCGCACCTACAAAGCCGCCGAACCGACACAACTGCCGCACTGATACACCGGGCGCGCTGATACGCCGGGGCGAGGAAGAGGCCATGGAGGGCCTGGAGCCGGCCAACGCCTACTCCACCGTGCCGCTCGACACCGTGCCGCTCGACGCGCGCCCGACTCCGGCGACGATGACGCGGCGCTGAGATGCCGGGCGCGCTGTTACGCCGAGCGCGATGATGTGCCGGGCGCCGGCTCGGTCCCCGGCCCGCCTGGGCCGTGAACACCATCGCCGGCGCTCGGTCCTGTGCGAGGGATCTACCTCAAGGCCGAGAGGCACCGGGCGGGGGGTCACCAGTCGCCGTCCCCGCCCTCGTCGCCTTCGAAGATCTCTTCGATGATCTCGCCTGCCACCAGGCCGCCGACGATGCCCGCCGCACCGGCCGCGGCCACCGCGCCCCAGCCGGGGCCGTCGTGGTGCCCGTGGTGACCGCCGTGCCCATAACCGTGCCCATAGCCGTGCCCGAACCCCTGGTCAGGCCCGTAGTCGTGCCCATAGCCGTGCCCATAGCCGTGGCCGTGGTACCCGTGGCCGTAGCCGTGCTCGTAGCCGCCGTACTGGGCGAGCCCGCTCAGCCAGCGATCGATCTCCCCGGGCCAGTCCATGCGCACCGCGTCCTCGTGGCCGACGCGGAAGCGGCCGATGGCATCGCCGGAGTACCGTCCGGCACGCTTGTCGGCCTCCAGGATCACCTCCAGGCCCGCGGGGTCGGCCACGAAGGTGAGCTCGACCTCCCCCACCACATCGGCGTGCCGCGGGGGCGGGTAGAACTCGATCTCCTGGTAGAACGGCAGCTCCTGGCGTACGCCGTACAGGCGGCCGGCCTCCAGGTCGGCAGACTTGAAGGCGAAACCGAGCTGGAGGAACGCCTCCAGGACGCGCATCTGAGAGGGAAGCGGCTCGACGGAGATCGGGTCGAGGTCGCCCTTGTCGACGGCCTTCGCGATGGCCACCTCGGTGCGTACGCCGAGCGCCATGCCGGTCAGGTGCTGCCCGTCGATCTCGCTGATCGGGGCCTCCCACGGCACCGGGATCTGGAAGGGGATGCTCCGGTTCTCGCCCTGGCGCAGGGTGAACGGGCCGGACACCCGGGTGCGGGAGAGCTCGCCGAGCCCCGCGCTCTCGCCG
This region includes:
- a CDS encoding sporulation protein yields the protein MVFKRMLGALGAGAPSVDTVLATPRVRPGGVLTGEVRLSGGDFDAEIENITLGLVAGVEIEHGDGESAGLGELSRTRVSGPFTLRQGENRSIPFQIPVPWEAPISEIDGQHLTGMALGVRTEVAIAKAVDKGDLDPISVEPLPSQMRVLEAFLQLGFAFKSADLEAGRLYGVRQELPFYQEIEFYPPPRHADVVGEVELTFVADPAGLEVILEADKRAGRYSGDAIGRFRVGHEDAVRMDWPGEIDRWLSGLAQYGGYEHGYGHGYHGHGYGHGYGHDYGPDQGFGHGYGHGYGHGGHHGHHDGPGWGAVAAAGAAGIVGGLVAGEIIEEIFEGDEGGDGDW
- a CDS encoding helix-turn-helix transcriptional regulator, translating into MMGVIAARKSRGADNRMPSQRVTPQPPTPLSDCIRDYVADKGMSIRTLALRSVSESTGQGLTAQWITDVLSGRVSRMPDLWRLEALAAGLEMDPDSVKALAISQWIGWDIADVRTGPGERLIFRVPAGYTTEQCARLADELMQVINSAAETEAETEREER